From the Streptomyces sp. KMM 9044 genome, one window contains:
- a CDS encoding cellulose binding domain-containing protein, producing MRRTRALTAVLALAAGLLTGGPPALAAAPPDRSAAADAPAGSALAADTYTWKNARIDGGGFVPGIVFNRSERNLAYARTDIGGAYRWQEGTKTWTPLLDSVGWDDWGHTGVVSLASDPVDPDRVYAAAGTYTNDWDPNNGAVLRSADRGATWRKADLPFKLGGNMPGRGMGERLAVDPHRNSVLYLGTPSGNGLWRSTDSGASWSEVTAFPNPGNYAQDPGDTSGYARDNQGIVWVTFDESTGTPGSATRTIYVGVADTENAVYRSTDAGVTWERVAGQPSGHLAHKGVLDTENGHLYIAYSDKGGPYDGGKGRLWRYATATGTWTDISPVAEADTYYGFSGLTVDRQNPGTLMATAYSSWWPDTQIFRSTDSGATWTQAWDYSPYPNRENRYTMDVSSVPWLTWGANPSPPEQTPKLGWMTEALEIDPFDPDRMMYGTGATVYGTENLTNWDSDTTFTIEPMVRGLEETAVNDLVSPPSGAPLISGLLDVGGFRHTDLTKVPSLMFTQPNFTGTTSLDFAESNPDTVVRAGDLDSGPHIAFSTDNGANWFAGTDPSGVSGGGTVAAGADGSGFVWSPQGAGVHHTTGFGTSWSASSGIPAGAVVESDRVDPKTFYGFKSGTFYVSTDGGATFTASPATGLPGGDSVRYKALPGAEGDIWLAGGESGGAYGLWHSTNGGQSFTKLQGVDEADTVGFGKAAPDASYQTVFTSAKIDGVRGIFRSTDQGQTWTRINDDAHQWGWTGAAITGDPRVYGRVYVATNGRGIVYGDTSDTGGGDDDGGGTDPDPDPEPTRACAVAYEVTNQWPDGFQAQVRVTNTGPDVWNGWSLTWSFADGQRVSQLWNGAHTQSGPAVTVRNTDWNGTVAAGSSAGFGFTASRSATNTRPTAFELGGRLCTVT from the coding sequence GTGCGAAGAACCCGCGCCCTCACGGCCGTGCTCGCCCTGGCGGCCGGCCTGCTCACGGGTGGCCCGCCCGCCCTCGCCGCCGCTCCCCCCGACCGGTCCGCCGCGGCCGACGCCCCGGCGGGGTCCGCGCTCGCCGCGGACACGTACACCTGGAAGAACGCCCGGATCGACGGCGGCGGTTTCGTCCCCGGCATCGTCTTCAACCGCAGCGAGAGGAACCTGGCGTACGCCCGCACGGACATCGGCGGCGCCTACCGGTGGCAGGAGGGGACGAAGACCTGGACGCCGCTGCTGGACTCGGTCGGCTGGGACGACTGGGGGCACACCGGCGTGGTGAGCCTCGCCTCCGACCCGGTCGACCCGGACCGCGTGTACGCGGCGGCGGGCACGTACACCAACGACTGGGACCCGAACAACGGCGCGGTACTGCGTTCCGCGGACCGGGGCGCCACCTGGCGGAAGGCCGACCTGCCGTTCAAGCTGGGCGGCAACATGCCGGGGCGGGGCATGGGCGAACGCCTCGCCGTCGATCCCCACCGCAACAGCGTGCTGTACCTGGGGACGCCCAGCGGGAACGGCCTGTGGCGCTCGACCGACTCGGGCGCGAGCTGGTCGGAGGTGACGGCCTTCCCCAACCCGGGCAACTACGCGCAGGATCCGGGTGACACCTCCGGGTACGCCCGTGACAACCAGGGCATCGTCTGGGTCACCTTCGACGAGTCGACGGGCACACCGGGCAGCGCGACGCGGACGATCTACGTGGGGGTCGCCGACACGGAGAACGCGGTGTACCGGTCGACTGACGCGGGGGTCACCTGGGAGCGGGTGGCCGGGCAGCCGTCCGGGCACCTGGCCCACAAGGGCGTCCTGGACACCGAGAACGGTCACCTGTACATCGCATACAGCGACAAGGGCGGTCCGTACGACGGTGGCAAGGGCCGGCTGTGGCGGTACGCGACCGCGACCGGAACCTGGACCGACATCAGCCCGGTCGCCGAGGCCGACACGTACTACGGCTTCAGCGGGCTGACGGTGGACCGGCAGAACCCGGGCACTCTCATGGCTACGGCGTACAGCTCCTGGTGGCCGGACACCCAGATCTTCCGTTCCACGGACAGCGGTGCGACGTGGACGCAGGCGTGGGACTACTCCCCGTACCCGAACCGGGAGAACCGCTACACCATGGACGTCTCGTCCGTGCCGTGGCTGACCTGGGGCGCCAACCCGTCACCGCCCGAACAGACTCCCAAACTGGGGTGGATGACCGAAGCGTTGGAGATCGACCCGTTCGACCCGGACCGCATGATGTACGGGACGGGCGCGACGGTCTACGGCACCGAGAACCTCACGAACTGGGACAGCGACACCACGTTCACCATCGAGCCCATGGTGCGGGGCCTGGAGGAGACGGCGGTCAACGACCTCGTCTCTCCCCCGTCGGGCGCGCCGCTGATCAGCGGGCTCCTCGATGTCGGCGGCTTCCGGCACACGGACCTGACGAAGGTCCCGTCGCTGATGTTCACCCAGCCGAACTTCACCGGTACCACCAGTCTGGACTTCGCCGAGTCCAACCCCGATACGGTGGTCCGGGCGGGTGACCTGGACTCCGGCCCGCACATCGCGTTCTCGACGGACAACGGCGCCAACTGGTTCGCGGGCACCGATCCTTCGGGCGTCAGCGGCGGCGGCACGGTCGCGGCAGGCGCCGACGGCAGCGGCTTCGTGTGGAGCCCGCAGGGCGCCGGGGTGCACCACACCACCGGCTTCGGCACCTCGTGGTCGGCGTCGAGCGGCATTCCCGCGGGGGCGGTCGTCGAGTCCGACCGGGTGGATCCGAAGACGTTCTACGGCTTCAAGTCCGGCACGTTCTACGTCAGTACGGACGGCGGCGCCACCTTCACCGCGTCCCCTGCGACCGGCCTGCCGGGCGGCGACAGCGTGCGGTACAAGGCACTGCCGGGCGCCGAGGGCGACATCTGGCTGGCCGGCGGGGAGAGCGGCGGAGCGTACGGTCTGTGGCACTCCACCAACGGGGGACAGAGCTTCACCAAGCTGCAAGGCGTCGACGAGGCCGACACCGTCGGCTTCGGCAAGGCGGCCCCCGACGCCTCGTACCAGACCGTCTTCACCAGCGCCAAGATCGACGGCGTGCGTGGCATCTTCCGTTCGACGGACCAGGGGCAGACCTGGACGCGTATCAACGACGACGCCCACCAGTGGGGTTGGACGGGGGCCGCGATCACCGGTGACCCGCGGGTGTACGGCAGGGTGTACGTGGCGACCAACGGCCGCGGGATCGTCTACGGCGACACCTCGGATACCGGAGGCGGGGACGACGACGGCGGAGGTACCGACCCCGATCCTGATCCGGAACCGACGAGGGCCTGCGCGGTGGCCTACGAGGTCACCAACCAGTGGCCCGACGGTTTCCAGGCCCAGGTCCGGGTGACCAACACCGGGCCGGACGTTTGGAACGGCTGGTCACTGACCTGGTCGTTCGCGGACGGACAGCGGGTGTCCCAGCTCTGGAACGGGGCCCACACCCAGTCCGGTCCGGCGGTGACGGTACGCAACACCGACTGGAACGGCACCGTCGCGGCGGGCTCGTCGGCCGGGTTCGGCTTCACGGCGAGCCGTTCGGCGACGAACACGCGGCCGACGGCCTTCGAACTCGGCGGGCGGCTCTGCACGGTGACGTGA
- a CDS encoding rhamnogalacturonan lyase: MHLHPRKHAHRSRGRRFVLPAVLTAVALTGAWLTELGAGTAEAATARQVEALDRGVVSVHNGSGNLVGWRWLGTDPENVSFNVYRAGTKVNPSPVTGSTTFFHSGAPSHADYTVRAVVHGVEQGDSVHAVQFRGGYKDVPISPPAGGTTPDGVSYTYEANDASVGDLDGDGALEFVLKWQPTNAKDNSQSGYTGNTIVDGIRLDGTRLWRIDLGRNIRSGAHYTQFQVYDYDGDGKAEVAMKTADGTRDGTGAVLGSSSADHRNSSGYILSGPEYLTMFNGQTGRAMGTVDYVPARGTVSSWGDSYGNRVDRFLAGTAYLDGARPSLIMARGYYTRSVVAAWDWRGGAFTRRWTFDTNSSTNSGKGYDGQGSHSLSAGDVDNDGRDEILYGAMAVDDNGNGLWTTRTGHGDAQHLGDLDASTSGLEYYKVSESTSQPAALYINPANGSVRWKLSACCDNGRGVAGDIWSGNSGPEMWSSSDGSVRDEGGGAKGRKPSSTNFLSWWDGDPVRELLDGTRIDKYGTSSDTRLLTGSGVASNNGTKATPVLSGDLLGDWREEVVWRTADNTALRVYSTPHDTNVKITTLLHDTLYRTSLAWQNTAYNQPPHTGFFIGDGMPTPPRPAVYTP, from the coding sequence CTGCACTTGCATCCGCGGAAGCACGCGCACAGATCACGCGGACGCCGGTTCGTCCTTCCCGCGGTCCTCACCGCCGTCGCCCTTACCGGGGCCTGGCTCACCGAACTCGGCGCCGGCACCGCCGAAGCCGCCACGGCACGCCAGGTCGAGGCACTCGACCGGGGCGTGGTCAGCGTGCACAACGGCAGCGGCAACCTGGTCGGCTGGCGCTGGCTCGGCACCGACCCGGAGAACGTCTCCTTCAACGTCTACCGGGCCGGTACGAAGGTCAACCCCAGTCCCGTCACCGGCTCCACCACGTTCTTCCACTCCGGCGCACCGTCCCATGCCGACTACACCGTCCGCGCCGTCGTGCACGGCGTCGAGCAGGGCGACTCCGTGCACGCCGTCCAGTTCCGCGGCGGCTACAAGGACGTGCCCATCTCCCCGCCGGCCGGCGGCACCACCCCGGACGGTGTCTCCTACACCTACGAGGCCAACGACGCCTCCGTCGGGGACCTCGACGGCGACGGTGCCCTCGAGTTCGTCCTCAAGTGGCAGCCCACCAACGCCAAGGACAACTCCCAGTCCGGTTACACCGGCAACACGATCGTCGACGGCATCCGGCTCGACGGAACCCGGCTGTGGCGCATCGACCTGGGCCGCAACATCCGTTCCGGCGCCCACTACACCCAGTTCCAGGTGTACGACTACGACGGCGACGGCAAGGCCGAGGTCGCCATGAAGACCGCCGACGGCACCCGGGACGGCACCGGCGCCGTCCTCGGGAGTTCCTCCGCCGACCACCGCAACTCCAGCGGCTACATCCTGTCCGGCCCCGAGTACCTGACCATGTTCAACGGGCAGACCGGCAGGGCCATGGGCACCGTCGACTACGTCCCCGCCCGCGGCACCGTCTCCTCCTGGGGCGACTCCTACGGCAACCGCGTCGACCGCTTCCTCGCCGGCACCGCCTACCTCGACGGAGCCCGGCCCTCCCTGATCATGGCCCGGGGCTACTACACCCGTTCCGTCGTCGCCGCCTGGGACTGGCGAGGCGGCGCCTTCACCCGCCGCTGGACCTTCGACACCAACTCCTCCACCAACAGCGGCAAGGGCTACGACGGCCAGGGCTCCCACAGCCTCTCCGCCGGCGACGTCGACAACGACGGCAGGGACGAGATCCTCTACGGCGCGATGGCCGTCGACGACAACGGCAACGGCCTGTGGACCACGAGGACCGGTCACGGCGACGCCCAGCACCTCGGCGACCTCGACGCGTCGACCTCTGGCCTGGAGTACTACAAGGTCTCCGAGTCGACCTCCCAGCCCGCGGCCCTGTACATCAACCCTGCCAACGGATCGGTCCGTTGGAAGCTGTCCGCCTGCTGCGACAACGGGCGCGGTGTCGCCGGTGACATCTGGTCGGGCAACTCCGGTCCCGAGATGTGGTCCTCCTCCGACGGCTCCGTCCGCGACGAGGGCGGCGGCGCCAAGGGCCGCAAGCCGTCCTCCACCAACTTCCTTTCCTGGTGGGACGGTGACCCGGTGCGTGAACTCCTCGACGGCACCCGCATCGACAAGTACGGCACTTCTTCCGACACCCGCCTGCTGACAGGGTCCGGGGTCGCCTCCAACAACGGCACCAAGGCCACCCCCGTCCTGTCCGGAGACCTCCTCGGCGACTGGCGTGAGGAGGTCGTCTGGCGCACCGCCGACAACACCGCGCTGCGCGTCTACTCCACCCCGCACGACACCAACGTCAAGATCACGACGCTGCTCCACGACACCCTGTACCGCACCTCGCTGGCGTGGCAGAACACGGCTTACAACCAGCCGCCGCACACCGGCTTCTTCATCGGTGACGGCATGCCGACCCCGCCGCGTCCGGCGGTCTACACCCCCTGA
- a CDS encoding class I SAM-dependent methyltransferase, with product MLDYDEEAGRYDASRGGEPRAAAAAQSVLGLIPPGARDLLDIACGTGIVTRRFPAGRVGLRVTGVDLAPSMTRIAATRLPGAVVRADSRRLPFGDARFDAAVSVWLLHLQSGPEDVRALVAECARVLRPGGVYVTTVDKAASHNVGSDIDAVLAARPRGPVRDRAADVAACAAGQGLVPAGQTVFRGHGQGRSPCRTIADLRRGWFVTLPPGSPLADAFAARLAALPDQDRPRPDPVFRLRAFRKPPTSLAE from the coding sequence GTGCTCGACTACGACGAGGAAGCGGGGCGGTACGACGCCTCACGTGGCGGTGAGCCCCGGGCCGCCGCCGCCGCGCAGTCGGTGCTCGGCCTGATCCCCCCCGGGGCGCGCGACCTGCTGGACATCGCCTGCGGCACCGGCATCGTGACCCGGCGCTTCCCCGCCGGCCGCGTCGGCCTGCGGGTGACCGGCGTCGACCTCGCCCCGTCGATGACCCGGATCGCGGCAACCCGTCTGCCCGGCGCCGTGGTCCGCGCGGACAGCCGTCGTCTGCCGTTCGGTGACGCCCGGTTCGACGCCGCCGTCAGTGTGTGGCTGCTGCACCTCCAGTCCGGCCCCGAGGACGTGCGGGCGCTCGTCGCCGAGTGCGCCAGGGTCCTGCGGCCCGGCGGGGTCTACGTCACCACCGTCGACAAGGCCGCCTCGCACAACGTGGGCAGCGACATCGACGCCGTCCTCGCCGCCCGCCCGCGCGGCCCGGTGCGCGACCGCGCCGCCGACGTGGCGGCCTGCGCCGCCGGACAAGGCCTTGTCCCGGCCGGACAGACCGTCTTCCGGGGCCACGGCCAGGGCCGCAGCCCTTGCCGCACCATCGCCGACCTGCGCCGCGGCTGGTTCGTCACCCTGCCCCCCGGCTCCCCCCTCGCCGATGCCTTCGCCGCCCGCCTCGCCGCGCTCCCCGACCAGGACCGCCCCCGCCCCGACCCGGTCTTCCGGCTACGGGCGTTCCGAAAGCCGCCGACGTCCCTTGCGGAGTGA
- a CDS encoding 4a-hydroxytetrahydrobiopterin dehydratase yields the protein MPDNPAASDAPLSPKEIEERLDGLPGWSLDGGRLTRSYRLGSHFAATAMVVHVAQVQEELDHHSDLTLGYNTVSVAVQTHSAGGAVTAKDVELARRVEDLAPGHGAH from the coding sequence ATGCCCGACAACCCTGCCGCATCCGACGCACCGCTGTCACCGAAGGAGATCGAGGAACGGCTGGACGGCCTGCCGGGCTGGTCGCTCGACGGCGGCCGGCTCACCCGTTCCTACCGGCTCGGCTCCCACTTCGCGGCGACGGCGATGGTCGTCCACGTCGCCCAGGTGCAGGAGGAACTCGACCACCACTCCGACCTCACCCTCGGCTACAACACCGTGTCCGTCGCCGTCCAGACGCACAGCGCGGGTGGCGCCGTCACCGCGAAGGATGTCGAACTGGCGCGCAGAGTAGAGGACTTGGCCCCCGGTCACGGTGCACACTGA
- a CDS encoding helix-turn-helix domain-containing protein, translated as MSTLMPGTTPAAEGVGPLLRAWREQRRVSQLGLALRADSSARHISFIETGRSRPSEEMVLRLAEHLDVPVRERNALLLAAGYAPWFPETPLDDPALEALREGIERLIAAYEPYPALVVDAMYDVVAANRGVMTLFDGVPESLLVPPLNAMRLTLHPRGLAPRIRNLREWRGHLLEQMERQIALRRSAPLRALYEEVSAFPAPELGPDSAEGAEGEEPASVAYFALPMHIEHEGRVLSFVSSISTFNTPMDVTVAELAVETLLPADPTTAKYLHSWMS; from the coding sequence ATGAGCACTCTCATGCCCGGTACCACCCCCGCCGCCGAAGGCGTGGGGCCGCTGCTGCGCGCCTGGCGGGAACAGCGGCGGGTCAGCCAGTTGGGACTCGCGCTGCGCGCGGACTCGTCCGCCCGGCACATCAGCTTCATCGAGACCGGCCGCTCCCGGCCCAGCGAGGAGATGGTGCTGCGGCTGGCCGAGCATCTGGACGTCCCGGTACGGGAACGCAACGCACTGCTGCTGGCGGCCGGTTACGCGCCCTGGTTCCCCGAGACCCCGCTGGACGATCCGGCGCTGGAGGCACTGCGCGAGGGCATCGAGCGGCTGATCGCCGCATACGAGCCGTATCCGGCGCTGGTCGTGGACGCGATGTACGACGTCGTGGCCGCCAACCGCGGGGTCATGACGCTGTTCGACGGGGTGCCGGAGTCGCTGCTGGTGCCGCCGCTGAACGCGATGCGGCTCACGCTGCACCCGCGGGGTCTCGCACCCCGGATCCGGAATCTGCGGGAGTGGCGCGGTCATCTGCTGGAGCAGATGGAGCGGCAGATCGCACTCCGCCGTTCCGCGCCGCTGCGGGCGCTGTACGAGGAGGTCTCGGCGTTCCCGGCGCCAGAACTCGGGCCGGACTCGGCCGAGGGGGCCGAAGGGGAGGAGCCGGCGTCCGTGGCGTACTTCGCGCTGCCGATGCACATCGAGCACGAGGGCCGGGTCCTGTCGTTCGTGTCGTCGATCTCCACCTTCAACACGCCGATGGACGTGACCGTCGCCGAGCTGGCCGTGGAGACCCTCCTGCCTGCCGATCCGACGACGGCCAAGTACCTTCATTCCTGGATGAGTTG